A DNA window from Schistocerca americana isolate TAMUIC-IGC-003095 chromosome 4, iqSchAmer2.1, whole genome shotgun sequence contains the following coding sequences:
- the LOC124612870 gene encoding ubiquitin-like-conjugating enzyme ATG10 — translation MAGTITWEYFLKCTDELLRISDIIHDDWVGRGSKNIAGSYYLAKTTKRSCMIVKENHEVADYLEDLELERHETDNESVSTNARDRASEWEYHVLYNISYSVPVLYFNACFSDGSLFSLEQLWQLLSYNFKGALEPQKWSVLTQQEHPVLGRPFFQLHPCRTAKFLEIFEGCSSNLLITWLSSVGPLVGLELPLQYSHHHHHKNYTHTETSKGILQDSVVNHSQIHLL, via the coding sequence ATGGCGGGTACCATCACATGGGAATATTTTTTAAAATGCACCGACGAGTTGTTACGAATATCTGATATTATCCACGATGACTGGGTTGGACGAGGCAGTAAAAATATTGCTGGATCGTATTACCTAGCTAAGACGACGAAACGCAGTTGTATGATTGTGAAAGAAAATCATGAAGTAGCAGATTATTTAGAAGACTTGGAATTAGAAAGACATGAGACCGACAACGAATCGGTCTCCACCAATGCCAGAGACAGAGCGAGTGAATGGGAATACCATGTACTGTACAACATTAGTTACAGTGTGCCAGTGTTATATTTCAATGCTTGTTTCTCAGACGGAAGTTTGTTTTCATTGGAACAGCTGTGGCAATTACTGTCATATAACTTTAAAGGAGCACTAGAACCCCAAAAGTGGAGTGTGTTGACTCAGCAAGAACACCCTGTTCTAGGGCGACCATTCTTTCAATTACATCCCTGTCGAACAGCCAAATTTTTAGAGATATTTGAAGGCTGCAGCTCGAACCTTCTTATTACATGGTTAAGTTCTGTTGGACCATTAGTTGGTCTAGAATTGCCACTGCAATAcagtcatcaccaccaccacaagaATTACACTCACACTGAAACTTCCAAAGGAATATTACAGGACAGTGTTGTTAACCATTCACAAATTCATTTATTGTAA